A region of the bacterium genome:
CAATCGCGACGCGGGCGCGCCGCCCGGCGAGAAGCCCCCGCTCCTCGTCCGAAGCCACGGGGGGCCGACCAGCGCGATTCCGGCGACGCTCAATCTCGGGATTCAGTACTGGACGAGCCGAGGATTCGCCGTGCTCGATGTGAACTACGGCGGGAGCACGGGGTACGGTCGTCCGTACCGCGAGCGTCTCAACGGACAATGGGGTGTGGTGGATGTCGACGACTGCGCGAACGGCGCCCGGTACCTGGTCAACCAGGGGCTCGCCGACGAACGCCGGCTGGCGATCCGGGGTGGGAGCGCGGGGGGCTACACGACGTTGTGCGCGTTGACGTTCCGGTCGGTCTTCAAGGCCGGCGCGAGCCACTTCGGGATCGGCGACCTCGAAGTGTTCGTGCGGGACACGCACAAGTTCGAGTCCCGTTATCTCGACCGGCTGATCGGTCCCTTCCCGGAGCGGCGGGACCTCTACCGCGCGCGCTCGCCCATTCACTTTGTCGACCGAATCTCCTGTCCGATGATCCTCTTCCAAGGGTTGGAGGACAAGATCGTGCCGCCCAACCAGGCGGAGATGATGGTCGACGCCCTTCGCGCCAAGGGGCTGCCGGTCGCCTACGTCCCGTTCGAGGGGGAGCAGCACGGGTTCCGGAAGGCGGAGAACATCAAGCGGGCCCTGGAGGGCGAGCTGTACTTCTACAGTCGGGTGTTCGGGTTCCCCCTCGCTGATCCGGTCGATCCCGTGCGCATCGACAACCTGTAATGGCCCGCGGTGGCTATTGCTCTCTCGCCGGCTGAAACCTGCATGACAAGGGGGAGGACAAAGATGAACGGGGCTGCCGATCAGATCGTTGACTTGATCTTCGGGCGCTGGCGCAGCCAGATCCTCTACGCTGGCACAGCCCTGGGGGTTTTCGATCATCTTGCCACGGGTGAGGCAAAGAACGCAGAGGCCCTCGCAGCGGAACTCGGTGTTCACTCTGGACTCCTGTACCGGTTGCTGCGAGCTCTCGCGTCGCTGGGTCTTCTTCTGGAGAGCAACTCGCGCAGCTTTTCGATCAGCAAAGCGGGTGAGTTGTTGCGCTCGGATCATCCGCAATCCCTAAGGTACATGGCGCTTCTTGAGGAAGGGCCCGAGCACTATGCATTGTGGAAACATCTGCCGGATATGATCCGAGACGGAAGACAGAACGCATTTGTGCGCGAGTTTGATGGCATGGCGTTCGAGTACGCTCGCCGGAACAGCGACTACGGGCGCATCTTCAACCAGGCGATGACAAGCTATTCCGCTGTACAGTCCGGTTTGGTTCTTGAGGCGTTGCGAGCCTATGACTTCTCGAGTATTCGCACGCTCTGCGATGTCGCGGGGGGTCATGGACATCTGGTCTGTGCATTGCTCAAAGCATACCCGCATCTCGTAGGGGTTGTTCTGGACCTCCCTGAGGTGGTCAGTGATTCGAATCAGCTATGGGCCACGAAACTCGGGTTGGGAGATCGTTGCACGTATGTCTGCGGGGACATGTTCAAAGAGGTCCCCACTGCGGATGCCTATATGCTGAAGCTCATTCTCCACGATTGGAACGATCGGGAATGCGTCCAAATCCTGTCCAACATCCGCAAGGCCGCTACGGGCAAAGGGCGGGTCCTCATCATCGAGCACATCGTGCCGGGGGCGGACACGCCCCATTTCGCGAAACTGTTCGATATTCATATGATGTGCTGGGGGACCGGTCGGGAGAGGACGGAGGGTGAGTATGTGCGACTACTCGAAGCTGCGGGGTGGAAATGCGTCGATTCGTGGTACCCGAGCAATCGGATGATGGGAGTCATCGAGGGGCATTGGTGACCTGGGTCGACGGGCCTCACTGGCGATTCGGGTACCCTGCGTGAATCGCCCACTTCAAGTCACGCCATGGGTGGCGTCAGGACTCCGGTGGTCCGGCGGAGGTGGTCCAAGATCACGAGGACTCCGGCCA
Encoded here:
- a CDS encoding methyltransferase, coding for MNGAADQIVDLIFGRWRSQILYAGTALGVFDHLATGEAKNAEALAAELGVHSGLLYRLLRALASLGLLLESNSRSFSISKAGELLRSDHPQSLRYMALLEEGPEHYALWKHLPDMIRDGRQNAFVREFDGMAFEYARRNSDYGRIFNQAMTSYSAVQSGLVLEALRAYDFSSIRTLCDVAGGHGHLVCALLKAYPHLVGVVLDLPEVVSDSNQLWATKLGLGDRCTYVCGDMFKEVPTADAYMLKLILHDWNDRECVQILSNIRKAATGKGRVLIIEHIVPGADTPHFAKLFDIHMMCWGTGRERTEGEYVRLLEAAGWKCVDSWYPSNRMMGVIEGHW